The following proteins come from a genomic window of Nicotiana tomentosiformis chromosome 12, ASM39032v3, whole genome shotgun sequence:
- the LOC138903300 gene encoding uncharacterized protein, whose translation MAQKVSDLGSFTILCTIGSYVVAKALCDLGASINLMPLAIYTKLGIGRARPTSMLLQLADRTVKRQTGILDDMLVQVGKFVFPADFVILDSIHENTSEFTNCSLVEAVDVIQQEEDETLNVKDPLEAYLMNLEEMDSEGLAE comes from the exons ATGGCCCAAAAGGTGTCTGATCTAGGTAGCTTCACTATCCTATGCACTATTGGGAGTTATGTtgttgctaaagcattgtgtgacttgggagccagcataaacttgatgcccttggcaatCTATACGAAACTGGGCATTGGCAGAGCTAGACCGACCTCAATGTTGCTACAACTAGCTGATCGCACAGTCAAAAGACAGACAGGAATTCTTGAtgatatgcttgtgcaagtggggaaatttgtatttcctgcagactttgttattcttgatt CAATCCATGAGAACACCAGTGAATTTACAAACTGCTCACTAGTGGAGGCCGTAGATGTGATACAGCAAGAAGAGGATGAGACCCTTAATGTCAAGGATCCACTAGAAGCCTacttgatgaatttggaagagatggacAGTGAAGGGTTGGCAGAGTAG